The genomic segment aaggagaaagtcatAATAAATGTTGAATAAGGGAATTGTGCTGGTATCCTGATTCCCTCCAAGCCTTCCTTTGTCATCTCTCGTGTTCAATAAGGGCGTCGCTTTTAATATTCACCTGAGCCGACAGTAAGGCTCCAGCGAGACAGGtctgatgcacacacacacacacacacacacacacacacacacacacacacacacgtacacggcAGCCTTTTCTCGTGTAGgatttcatcatttttccctatttcctcGACGCCGCTGGTTTTGTGAAAAGGCGAATTAGATtaaagaattctctctctctctctctctctctctctctctctctctctctctctctctctctctctctctctctctctcttcaatccaCCTAACGccccccccctcacacacacacacacacacacacacacacacacacacacacacacatttggctTTTTCGACTAACAAATAGAATCTTCATGAAATTACGATTCTTTCAGCGCGTGTTCATGAAGTCCGGACGGAAAGTACTCGTATAACCAGAACATTACTGTAAAATTTCTCGCAGCTTCCTGGGCTTGGAATAACTGTGGCATTACTCTACACGTTCCTGTGCTatagtcctgtgtgtgtgtgtgtgtgtgtgtgtgagggtagaAGGTCACAACATCCGCTTTTTAACTTATGTGATAAGAGAATGGTGAAATCGTTACCAAATGAGGCGATGTTATTCATATGAGATGGTCCAGGCGAAGTACTAGTAgagtaggagggagaagagtaggggaaataggaagaaaaggaagaggaggggacagGGGTCAGGCAGGAGTAGGGAGGGAGCTGCATGACGACAACGACGAATACAAAACAGGAAACGAAGCTCCATTGTGGTAAAATGGTATTCCCTAGTTGCCATgatatcccacacacacacacacacacacacggtatggAGAGCAGAGATAACTGTGGAACAAATATTAATCTATGTACCAATGTAACCAAGGGAATGAATACTGAAAAGCAAGTGAATATTGATCGGGGCTGAATATTCATTGTGGAGTGAATAGGTGATCAGAGGAGAGTGAATATTTACAGGTGATAAAAAGAGAGTGAGTAATAACaggtgtttcttttttatcattaattttaGATGTGCATGAGAGAAAAAGGTTGTTTTGCTTATGTATGAACAGGTACACGATGGAAATAGATTGAGAGGTAACAGGAGTAATTTTATTtacccctcctcccgcggccgcgctgcacaagacttccttctttctctcacccttattctgtccacctctctaatgcaagagttacccagtattttcagtcactcatccctttctctggtaaactctggaactccctgcctgcttctgtatttccaccttcttatgacttgaattctttcaagaggggggttttaagacacttatccttcaattttttagtaccgctttggacccttttctgggactggcatctcagtgagcttttttttttttttattggattttttgttgctcttggccagtgtccctcctacataaaaaaagaaaaaaagaatacttgTTACCTCCATTCAGAACTGTGCGAGACGGGGAAGGACTCTTTGCATTAGTCCATTAGTTAACTGACAGGCGGAAAATACAAAAGCCTGTTTGAAACTAATAGGCTGACGATTAGACTTGTACTGTTCATATCTGACATGCGCCTActaactattattactactacttctattactactacttttattactacttctacactactactactactactactactactactactactactactactactactactacaacaactactactactactactactactactacttctactactactactactactactactgttacatgTTCTTTCTGTATATAATTTAGTAGATATTTCGTTGCATCATCCCTGTAGCATTAGTCATTTAAAAGACGTGCACGTGATTGCGTGGgcgcgggcacacacacacacgcgcacgcatatagacatacacacacacacacacacacacacacacacacacacacactatatctacttttccatttaacttttttcttctattgttTTTAGTGTCATTACCCACAACAAGGACAACGCCAGCACAACACCGCGTAGGGGAAATCGTCATCAGATAACACGGCCACACCAGGTTGACAGAGACCTCCAGCTGAAGACACAGAAGTCAGCACCCGAGAGAACAGACGAAGGAATAAGGAAGCATAGGCTATAAAGATGCAGTTACTGGAGGATGTTGAATTGAGGACACCATCATTACGTCTCACTGGGATATCCTACGAGTTTTTGAAAGCTTTAGACGAACTTAATAAGAAACTCGTGCTAATGTGTGCAGCGGGGCAGGATGTAGCAGCGGGGAGCTCCTGAGAAGTTAGTGGATGTGTCACAGAGTAGTGGGTTGCTTGCACCTCAATCGTCTCCTCGCTTCTGCTCTCCATACTCGCCTACTGAAAGCTCTTCCAAATCTGGCTTCActggaggtaaacatttcagcttcttacaCACTTAGCTAGACGCCAGACTATGCCACCCAGTCTTTGATTTAtgttattgttgtattttttccAAAGCGATTTTCATTTTAATAGTATACATGCTAAGCGACatatttacttttgttctttAGTGTATCTCGTATTACTTTCGTATTCTTCCATTTCAATTTGCATTACTTTTATTCAACACGTTAACAGATGTTCACCCTTTGTGCTATGATTTAGTTACCTTTATTTAGCGTTACATTAATACAAAAAACTTGTCAGgatttttttagttcttttcttCCAGACGAAATGAGTTAGGATGTTTGAGGAGAGTCTGTAAGATAACTTCGGTCTGCTATGTTTTGTGGTGTAAAGGAATTCACAAATATAGAGTTTTGTTAATCCTGAGCTGGTAATGAGAAGTCAGTATTTCATCATTCATaagtttcttatttcttttacgcttttttttttttttttcaattcgtgctgtcataaaaagaaaaacaaatagttCTACGTGAAAaaagtatatacatatatatatatatatatatatatatatatatatatatatatatatatatatatatatatatatatatatatatatatatatatatatatatatacatacatatatatatatatatatatatatatatatatatatatatatatatatatatatatatatatatatatatatatatatatatatatatatatatatatccataaaATCATCTTAGTAATTCATGTAGCAGCTCCATACCTCCCTGGCATTACAAGTGAGGTGCCTAGTGAAAAAATGTTCAGAAGTGAGAGCAGGGCAATGCGGGCATGGGATATACTTTCGTGCAGTCTGCTGTCATTTATAGTGCAGTACACCTGCTTTGATAAGGGCTACATCAGGGTGAAACTTTTCGTCCTCTTTGTCTTACCGCCAAACCTATTCACATGCtaagtacgtacacacacagaaaaaaaaaagaatgaaataaaacaagattCAAACGAGAGTTGACctcgaacattttttttttttgtctttttgtcttcttcattAGTGCTCACTCATTAATGTTTACTGTGTACTATGTGATCAGTGCTTACAATTGTTTACACATTTACCAATAACtcataagaataagaataatttaCATTAGAGACTGTTAAGAGTTGAAATGTCTAGGAATAGGAACCAATGTGCCAACCCTTACTGCCTCCCATAAACATTTAAATGGTGGCCTTCTTTGCCATGGGGACGCAAACAGCTGGCATAGTGCGATCTTAAGGCAACGCAACCTCTTTTAACTGTGGTATCTACAGTAGACCACAGGAGAGTCCTCGTATCTCGTagaaagtttttattttatttgataaaTTCAATTTCTTAATCACTGTCAGTAActtaataagaataacaaaccTAGTTTATTAGGTTACCTTCAGTAATATGTGATACACGACTATACACATGTAGACTGCTGATGGGATTATAATGCATAACACAAAGTAGACTAATCTCCGAAGATAAATCTATTAAAggttgcattttttcttttagatcATAAGTCGAAATATGTCTGTACACATGGTATTTTGTTCCTCCAGATaggtaaaagaaatataaacatgATGAATCTAAGTGAAATAATATTGTGAACCGAAAGTCTTGCACCGCCATCAGCTACTCCTGCGTGACGATCCCTATACACTGCGACACCTCTTCATTAGCGTTGTGCGAGATGTTGTCTACTACCTTATTTATTTGCATTATGGTACAGCTGTACGAGCCGTAACATGTCAGCGCTGGGCTGCTTCCACGGCAGGATTTCGTCGTTCCTTCCTCAGGAATAAATCAGTAAATTGCTGAGACCGGTGAATTTGCATTGGCGTTCAAGATAGAGAAAACGCCTACAATTAATGTgcgagctcaaacacacacacacacacacacacacacacacacacacacacacacacacacacacacacagacacacacaagaaggaaaTAACTCGTATGCATGTAACGGACACATTTTATTACAAGAcgtgtgaactttttttttttttttggtcgcaGGTGTTCTTACGTGAGTGTCAGAacgtaaagagaaaggaaaactggcACGGAAAGCTAGCAACTTACGCAGACATGGCCACTGAAAAGCCCcgaccgctgctgctgctgctgctgctgctggtggcaCCTTCACTCGTGGTAACTGCTGACATTGAAGGTAAGCTGACTTACGTGAACTTTTTTCTTGTGGCTTCAGAAGAGGAGGGATTTTTTTCCCACTACATAAATACAGATTCTCAagtgtaatttttgtttttatttctattttgatGATCTATATCTGGGAACACTTATTTAAAATAGCCTTCCTTGTTCTCACGACTACTATTAAAACATTTAGATCAGTATTTAATCGGTGGCATTCCATCTGTCCGAGAACAGCTAAGCCGCAATTTCATTGCGATACAGTCTAGTGTCTGGAGATAAGAGATTCATGCTGTTTAGCGTGATTTATTACTGATCTGTTTCTTATTATATTGTATTGTGATACGATTCCACGAAGAAATTATATGCTGTCTTTCTCCAATGAAATGAGAAGTCTGAATCTCTAACACCAGGGTCCGTGTTTCCTCAGGCTTGATTTGCTCGGAACCGAAGAAGTCCACCGAGTCCAATCCCGTCCTCGTTGACTTGTCTCAGGAGCCTCAGCAGCCAACCAAGAGCATTCGCTTCACCGCTCCTATGAGAGACATAAAATGGGATGCAACCTTCATTTttgtaaatatatatgaaaaaaaaatcacttctcGCATTTCcatggaaattaagaaaactaaaTCCGGTGCATACTTTTACCCCCTGAGGCTGTACACAGAAAAACATTCCATAATAAACCACCGACTGGGGAAAAACTGGTTGAATGACGGCGGACAGGCGAACATGTATGTGAACAACAACAAGTCATCATTGACCATCGTCTTCCAAGATCCCAATGAGCATGACAAAAAGCTCGTTTTTGAACTAACAGACCCAGAGGTGAgtggaagaaacaaacaaaggacatgaagaaaaatatgttaGGAGGAGAGAACAAAAGTAATTTTAAACGTTCATCTTTCATCTACTAGTCTTTCAACTTCTCACAAAGAAAGAAGACTATCCCATGAATTATTTAGAGCTTCATAATACATTTTAGTTTCAGCAAAATACTGAGATACTGAGTAAGAGcgcacattatatatatatatatatatatatatatatatatatatatatatatatatatatatatatatatatatatatatatatatatatatatatatatatatatatatatatatatatatatatatatatatatatatatatatatatatatatatatatatatatatatatatatatatatatatatatatatatatatatatatatatatattgaagccACTAGGACTACTTATCTAACTCTGAAGACACCACCCCTtgttatctatctctctctgagAATACCATCCCTAGTTATCTATCTCTCTGAGGACACCATTCCTAGTAATCTGTCTCTCTGGGGACACCATCCCTAGTTATCTTTCTATTTGAGGACACCAACCCTAGTTATCTATCTCTCTGAGGAGACCATTCCTAGTTACCTGTGTCTCTGAGGACACCATCTCTAGTTATTTGTCTCTCTGAGGACACCACCCTTAGTTATCTATCTCTCTGAGAACACCACCGCtaattatctatctctctgaGAACACCACCCTTAGTTATCTATACCTCTAAGGCTATCACCCTTCATTACGCAAATACAAGttaatttttcttgttcctctgcTGTAAATATCTTGTCTGCTCCGGCCTGGCTTGTAAAATTTTCTTTAGTAAAAACTGATGAAAAGTTATCATATAGCGCCTCAGTTATGTGTTCATTACTATATATATCATCTGATCATCTCTGTTTAGtaagttctttatttattcatttatttgcacCTTGAGGTACTCCTTCGTGTATCACGTGTCgtaattttctttgtgtaaATTATGGATTAACAACTTTTGGTGATGTATTATATAGTATAAACATTTCCAGATTGAAGGAATCGACGCTGTGAAGGTGGTTGGGCGACTAGAGGTGGAGTCGTGTTCGGATCCTGAGAGTGTCCCAGGTTAGTTTCGTGAAGTCCACTGGCAGGCGAGGCGCTGGGGAGTTGTGGGAGCGCAAAGCAACGACTGAAAGTTAGAGGGATACCACTGACCTACTTCATTTATTCTATATTACCGAGATTTAGGGCAACAtgcagaattttttttcttgtccctcctttgtttttaattctttttaattacattggttttatcttcattttagAAACTACAACCACAACTACTTCCACCACAACAACGAGgcctaccacaaccaccaccacaaccagtacgaccaccactaccactcccatccccactaccaccactcccgcccccaccaccaccactcccgccaccaccactaccaccaccaccgctcccACCACTTCTGCCACAACTGAAGTCTTCCCCACCGACGACGCATTCCTCACCACAGAGGGCGAGTCCCCCCATATTGAGGCTGTGATTGGACCGGGCGGCAGCGAGGAATGCAGAGTTGTGCCGGTGTGGGCATGGGGATGTGCGGGCCTGGCAGTagtgttcttcttgttcatcttggGACTCATGGCTTATTGCATCATCTTGCAAAAGCGCACTTGGAGGATTGAAActctgacaaaaaataaaacaggagggTTTGGATTGTCGGCCCAGGACATGCACTATTATGAGATGAAGAACCCAAACCTGATGGTTGGAAACACTGTCCCCCGAATCAAGACTCCTCGTCCGTCGCTTTCCCCAGGACGCTCACCTTGCAACAGCACCTACCGTCTGTCCGACAACAGACAATCCAATCCGACCCCGACACCCAACACTCTCAGTCTTCCTGCTCCTGACCTGGGGGACTACAAGTGTGACACTATACCTCCTGGAGAAAAATCGAGTAACCCACAAGTTTCCTCCTCCCGTGATGAATTGTGCCCCAGTGAAGAGCTTAATATTTGAGTTTTTAGTGGGCGCTGGCAGGCTGCCATGATGAATCGTACAGATCAAGAAATCTTTTATGACTCTCCTAAGCACTCATATGAACGCAATGTTAGATAAAAAAATCGCAACCATCTGTTTGTTCCTGATTACATGCCTTAACTTCAAAATTCTGTCCACGTGAGGGACCAAGTGCTGATGTCCAAATAATTTCACGCGCAAAAGAATTTCTCAGTTccccaaaaaatatatgttgAAAGGTTTAAAAACAGAGGATAAAGGCActctcacagaaaaaaaaagtttataaacACCTTATAATTATATGCTCTGTGCTAGCCAAGCGGATTAAAAGCAGGATCTCTCAGTTGTGATTCAAGCGACCTAATGCTCAAACTTTTAGTATAAGAAACAGGACTCTGTAACTGTAATTCCTGTTGAATCTAATATTTCATGCACATTTTTCTGTATATAGAAATGCTAACCTGGATGACTGTAATTGATTAtatacattactttttttttgtatgtgtatgaTACGAGAGACTGGCAGGAAAGCCTCTTGTATTTTTACTGATGACTTTAATGCCCATCATATCGATTGGGTGAATTTTTATCACCCACTGATTTCTGTAGTTATGCTGCCCATgatttctcttgcttctctggTTGTCCTCGTACTCATGCTTCACGTGACTGCCTAGATCTCttgttttagagttttcctGATCTTTAGTAGATCCTTTGCTTTCTCTGATCACAGTTCTTTATTCAAAGTGCGGTTTAGTTGAATTTATCCGTACCTAATGTTTCTTTGTCATGTCAGGTTTACTTTGAATTTAAATTTAATTTGGATTTTGTTAATACGCGTAACAATGTATCTGTTATGGTTTGAGGTGATATCTATCGTGCTGAGTGACCTGTATCAGCTCTTATTTCAAAATTCGTGGGCTTTGTTGATCGAAGATTGCTGTACCTGCTGTAATATTTACTTTACCAGCATTAATGTAACATATATAAAATTCTCTCTAGTAAGCAAGAGTAATAATCTAATATTCTTAAGTTAATTATCCTTCTGTCACAATAATTTTgatgtttctttatgtataatCCAtatgtttaatctctctctctctctctctctctctctctctctctctctctctctctctctctctctctcttatcctcagTAGTTAATCTATACatggaggtaaggaagaaactgaaaaagaatTCATAAATTTTCTTAGGTTTTATTCACCTGTGACTCACATATACTATACAAATGtagatatttatatatacagtaaatgtacaatataacacacacacacacacacacacacacacacacacacaacttataTATACACATCCAGGAGCAAATAGTTCCCTCTAGACTCGCTGAAATTACTAAATGGACTCGCTTGTCTACTACCGACTTTCCCCGCGCAGCAACACTCGCCTCTCCAGCACCATGACGTTAGGACCAACACTGCCTGGCGCAATGCAAGCCTGTGTGAGTTATCGAATGTTCACTTGGCTAACAGAGGCAAGCGGCATGACTAGCGTTACCAGGACACAcacgggaaagaaaaaatgtggagTTGTAAgatacccccctctctctctctctctctctctctctctctcacgcatgcacgcacgtaCAAATAAATGGCCTTATCATTTTTTAATCTCCCTTCTTCTCAACTCGTTACTTTTGAATCTTGTCTCACCCCGGAACAAATGGACAGGATTTCCTTGGACGTTATCGAAGACTTGAATGATTCAGTCGTGCCCTGTGCTAaggaacttttttatttttttatatttttttgtcaattCAGAGACTAGAGAATATCATAAAGCAGTCGcacaaaacctaaaaaaaaaaaaaaaaaaggagaaaatggctCGTTGAGGTGACAGTGCGATGTTGTGTCTCATCAAACTGAGGTGAGAGCGTTACATGCTGCAAAAATATGATACCAAAAAGAGTGAGTCACTCTGAAACACCAAGGGATGAGATGAAGCTGCAGGACTGTTCTCCACCTTACAACATAAACTCCATCCTTGTATTCCCGGTCTTTGTGTGATACGCTCACCGGTGACTCTTCTAAAGT from the Scylla paramamosain isolate STU-SP2022 chromosome 5, ASM3559412v1, whole genome shotgun sequence genome contains:
- the LOC135100681 gene encoding uncharacterized protein LOC135100681; the protein is MCHRVVGCLHLNRLLASALHTRLLKALPNLASLEVFLRECQNVKRKENWHGKLATYADMATEKPRPLLLLLLLLVAPSLVVTADIEGLICSEPKKSTESNPVLVDLSQEPQQPTKSIRFTAPMRDIKWDATFIFVNIYEKKITSRISMEIKKTKSGAYFYPLRLYTEKHSIINHRLGKNWLNDGGQANMYVNNNKSSLTIVFQDPNEHDKKLVFELTDPEIEGIDAVKVVGRLEVESCSDPESVPETTTTTTSTTTTRPTTTTTTTSTTTTTTPIPTTTTPAPTTTTPATTTTTTTAPTTSATTEVFPTDDAFLTTEGESPHIEAVIGPGGSEECRVVPVWAWGCAGLAVVFFLFILGLMAYCIILQKRTWRIETLTKNKTGGFGLSAQDMHYYEMKNPNLMVGNTVPRIKTPRPSLSPGRSPCNSTYRLSDNRQSNPTPTPNTLSLPAPDLGDYKCDTIPPGEKSSNPQVSSSRDELCPSEELNI